Proteins encoded by one window of Halichondria panicea chromosome 8, odHalPani1.1, whole genome shotgun sequence:
- the LOC135340370 gene encoding uncharacterized protein LOC135340370 isoform X2, with translation MLTVRLAQGDLTWDQITEALENRTIGQQVIANEIRSKHITPVERAPATGHTVGSSAQFFQQLMDKYQLTTAQIDREIQQEDVPILAAYFDNVDHYIDAMELSRSERSDVRLKGNHHLAMIECLKIWRSKNPSQATFRALLDMLVKLKKWAIAARVCQYLKEAQLQETLNQQLQNKKTFDDALRDGIVTVKITNALIQGEAGVGKTCTKRILCNQGPASSRDSTPLADISVHVRDVTDVKVHSQNKKWKEVNEEKLQDIVQAMISGVIREMQRKNPPIHENVATIIEDPAGTSEPSQNPTLPELLENTEKSTTALPQAELESLIDNLRDKVVDSRHPSSQDAQEILGSNWIYFIDSGGQPHFHNLLPHFVHGISIALFTLKLSERLDSHSIVEYYENDKLISTPYQSPLTTIDTLKCLVRSMQSHTINGEKPTLVIVGTFLDETKKSSETVQEKNERLLKNFSLEFTDQLVFYNEAENKLIFSLNGKDPGAHEERIAEMIRSVVEDSPSKVIEMPIRWYVLEISLKEMSSRLNRKVLSKQQCLEVAKKIHIEEDALVEALKFFHEQHIFHYYVDILPNVVFTSPQVLLDKLTELVKEAYDKRIKSTTTGQAQVSKGKWQKFQNKGIITLEFVKYFSKHYVEGLFSPPDLLKIFMSHLILTPFSPTYSEIDFTSRTAQYFMPSLLDMLPQDKLMEYRVVSVLASPLLIRFPNGWPRAGVFCCLQVYLIHQLGWKLLLFRGNPKLIAQNCVMLSPPGSSCRVTLIDSFSIVEVHVNGGKDVCSAMCPIICNQIETGIRASCRTLRYSEDQLQLAFFCPCTLSSLPHSAEVSRFHAAVLLKDGNLRCTFDESIISEVQSEEMIWLQNTAPATGHTVGSSSQPVGTVFQQLMDKYQLSTTAQASEPKKEDPSSSSPPPAPATGHTVGSSAQPVSARLMDKYQLSTTAQASEPKKEDPLSSLPPPALATGHTSAQSANAVLQQLMDKYQLTNSQVNHEILQKDVPYLAAWFDNVELYVDAMELSPSEQSDVLMKKLDSNHLAMIKCLNIWKRRKLSQATFRALLEMLVKLKKEAIADDICQYIKEIPTTSVEEGEMQSLRGISMPRGQEHTTEQAVPSHTTEVAGLSRKRLVRSGSGRGDEATKVDALLSSNGLTCTDGNKECKDDHILNISMQLEQWELVATWLGLTAAEREAIKGNNQTIEMMRYNTLKKWKSKALLSGTATYRVLLQALLDCGCNDQAKRACSLLKKSLECQHKIIKIEN, from the exons ATGCTCACTGTGAGGTTAGCCCAAGGAGATTTGACTTGGGATCAAATTACAGAGGCTCTAGAAAATCGTACTATTGGCCAACAAGTTATTGCCAATGAAATAAGAAGTAAACATATCACACCAGTAGAGAGAG CACCGGCTACTGGGCACACTGTAGGATCATCGGCTCAATTTTTTCAGCAGCTGATGGATAAATATCAGCTCACTACTGCCCAAATCGATCGTGAAATCCAACAGGAAGATGTACCAATTTTGGCTGCTTACTTTGATAATGTGGATCACTATATTGATGCGATGGAATTATCACGTAGCGAGCGAAGTGATGTTCGGTTGAAAGGTAACCACCACCTAGCTATGATCGAGTGTTTGAAAATCTGGAGAAGTAAGAACCCCTCACAAGCGACATTCAGGGCCCTTCTGGATATGCTAGTTAAGCTGAAGAAATGGGCGATTGCTGCCCGAGTCTGTCAGTACTTAAAG gAAGCACAGCTGCAGGAAACGCTAAACCAGCAATTACAAAATAAGAAAACATTCGACGATGCTCTAAGAGATGGAATAGTAACTGTGAAAATAACTAATGCTCTAATTCAAGGAGAAGCAGGTGTTGGAAAAACATGTACCAAGCGCATTCTTTGTAATCAGGGCCCTGCCAGCTCTAGAGATAGCACTCCTCTTGCTGATATTTCTGTTCATGTTAGAGATGTAACTGATGTCAAGGTCCATTCTCAAAACAAAAAATGGAAGGAAGTAAATGAGGAAAAACTACAAGACATTGTTCAAGCTATGATTTCAGGCGTAATTAGAGAAATGCAAAGAAAAAATCCCCCAATACACGAAAATGTAGCAACAATAATTGAAGATCCAGCTGGTACTAGCGAACCGAGTCAAAATCCAACTCTACCAGAATTGTTAGAGAATACTGAAAAATCTACCACAGCATTGCCACAGGCTGAACTGGAGTCACTGATTGATAATCTTCGTGATAAAGTAGTTGATTCACGTCATCCAAGCTCACAAGATGCACAGGAAATTCTAGGCTCCAACTGGATCTATTTTATCGACAGTGGTGGCCAGCCTCACTTTCACAATCTTTTACCACATTTTGTACATGGCATTAGCATTGCTTTGTTTACTCTGAAGCTTTCTGAACGATTGGACTCTCATTCTATAGTTGAGTATTACGAAAACGACAAACTGATTTCAACTCCATACCAATCACCTCTTACAACTATTGATACCCTCAAGTGTCTCGTCCGCTCAATGCAATCTCATACTATCAATGGCGAAAAACCTACTCTTGTCATTGTAGGTACCTTTCTGGACGAAACAAAGAAAAGTTCTGAAACTGTACAAGAAAAGAATGAACGTCTACTTAAAAATTTTTCGCTAGAATTTACAGACCAGCTTGTCTTCTATAATGAAGCTGAGAACAAATTAATATTTTCTCTGAATGGAAAGGATCCAGGTGCTCATGAAGAAAGAATTGCTGAAATGATCAGATCTGTCGTCGAAGATTCTCCTTCTAAAGTTATTGAAATGCCAATTCGATGGTACGTGCTGGAGATATCGTTAAAAGAAATGTCAAGTCGTCTGAACAGAAAAGTGTTGAGCAAGCAACAGTGTCTGGAAGTTGCAAAGAAAATACATATCGAAGAAGATGCACTTGTGGAGGCTTTGAAATTCTTTCACGAACAACATATTTTTCACTACTATGTAGATATCTTGCCTAACGTTGTCTTCACTAGCCCTCAAGTTCTCCTGGACAAGCTGACAGAATTGGTCAAGGAAGCATACGATAAAAGGATTAAATCAACCACTACTGGACAGGCTCAAGTTTCCAAAGGAAAATGGCAGAAATTTCAAAATAAGGGAATTATAACGCTAGAGTTTGTTAAATACTTTTCAAAGCACTACGTGGAAGGGTTGTTTTCTCCACCCGACCTCCTCAAAATATTCATGAGTCATCTCATTCTAACACCATTTTCGCCTACATATTCTGAAATAGATTTCACATCACGTACGGCTCAGTACTTCATGCCCTCACTTTTGGATATGCTTCCACAAGACAAATTAATGGAATATCGTGTTGTGTCTGTTTTAGCGAGTCCGTTGTTAATTAGATTCCCTAATGGTTGGCCACGTGCAGGAGTGTTTTGTTGCCTTCAAGTTTATCTGATTCATCAGTTGGGTTGGAAGCTTCTGCTTTTTAGGGGAAATCCGAAACTAATTGCTCAGAATTGTGTAATGTTGTCTCCTCCAGGCAGTAGTTGCCGGGTTACTCTGATCGACTCTTTTTCGATTGTTGAAGTACACGTGAATGGAGGCAAAGATGTTTGTTCTGCAATGTGTCCAATAATTTGCAATCAAATTGAAACCGGAATACGTGCTTCTTGTCGAACACTTCGATACAGTGAGGATCAGCTGCAGTTAGCTTTTTTCTGTCCTTGTACACTTTCTTCTTTACCACATTCTGCGGAGGTTTCTCGTTTCCATGCCGCAGTACTCTTGAAGGACGGCAATCTAAGATGCACTTTTGATGAGAGTATCATATCGGAGGTCCAGTCTGAAGAAATGATCTGGCTCCAAAATACAG CACCGGCTACTGGGCACACTGTAGGATCATCTTCTCAACCAGTGGGCACAGTTTTTCAACAGCTGATGGACAAATATCAGCTCAGTACTACTGCCCAAGCCAGTGAGCCGAAAAAAGAAGATCCTTCGTCTTCGTCACCTCCACCAG CACCGGCTACTGGGCACACTGTAGGATCATCTGCCCAACCAGTGAGTGCACGGCTGATGGACAAATATCAGCTCAGTACTACTGCCCAAGCCAGTGAGCCGAAAAAAGAAGATCCTTTGTCTTCCTTGCCTCCACCAG CATTGGCTACTGGGCACACTTCTGCTCAATCAGCGAATGCAGTTCTTCAACAGCTGATGGACAAATATCAGCTCACTAATTCACAAGTCAACCATGAAATCCTGCAAAAAGACGTGCCATATTTGGCTGCCTGGTTTGATAATGTGGAGCTCTATGTCGATGCGATGGAATTATCACCTAGCGAGCAAAGTGATGTTTTGATGAAAAAATTGGACAGTAACCACCTAGCCATGATCAAGTGCTTGAATATCTGGAAAAGAAGGAAGCTTTCACAAGCGACATTCAGGGCCCTTCTGGAGATGTTAGTAAAGCTGAAGAAAGAGGCGATTGCTGACGACATCTGTCAGTATATAAAG GAAATTCCCACCACATCTGTTGAAGAGGGAGAGatgcaatcacttcgagggatatCCATGCCGCGAGGGCAGGAACACACTACTGAACAAGCAGTTCCGTCACATACCACCGAAGTAGCAGGCCTCTCGAGAAAGCGATTAGTAAGGagcggaagtgggcgtggggacgaggctacaaAAGTAGATGCCCTACTATCAAGCAATGGATTGACTTGCACAGACGGGAATAAGGAGTGCAAAGATGACCATATATTAAATATTTCAATGCAGCTGGAACAATGGGAGCTAGTAGCAACGTGGCTAGGATTAACGGCAGCTGAGAGAGAAGCCATCAAGGGTAACAATCAGACCATAGAAATGATGAGATATAACACTCTTAAGAAATGGAAATCTAAGGCTCTACTCAGTGGAACAGCTACGTATCGAGTTCTACTACAAGCTTTGTTGGATTGTGGCTGCAATGACCAAGCTAAGCGAGCGTGCTCACTACTCAAGAAATCACTAGAATGTCAACATAAAATTATTAAAATAGAGAATTAG
- the LOC135340370 gene encoding uncharacterized protein LOC135340370 isoform X1, whose amino-acid sequence MAQMSSDTDRARARGYPYVNPNSLKNVYTALFKVADQWFNLGLQLDVDSNDLKRIHSTLQNNTEKLREMLTVRLAQGDLTWDQITEALENRTIGQQVIANEIRSKHITPVERAPATGHTVGSSAQFFQQLMDKYQLTTAQIDREIQQEDVPILAAYFDNVDHYIDAMELSRSERSDVRLKGNHHLAMIECLKIWRSKNPSQATFRALLDMLVKLKKWAIAARVCQYLKEAQLQETLNQQLQNKKTFDDALRDGIVTVKITNALIQGEAGVGKTCTKRILCNQGPASSRDSTPLADISVHVRDVTDVKVHSQNKKWKEVNEEKLQDIVQAMISGVIREMQRKNPPIHENVATIIEDPAGTSEPSQNPTLPELLENTEKSTTALPQAELESLIDNLRDKVVDSRHPSSQDAQEILGSNWIYFIDSGGQPHFHNLLPHFVHGISIALFTLKLSERLDSHSIVEYYENDKLISTPYQSPLTTIDTLKCLVRSMQSHTINGEKPTLVIVGTFLDETKKSSETVQEKNERLLKNFSLEFTDQLVFYNEAENKLIFSLNGKDPGAHEERIAEMIRSVVEDSPSKVIEMPIRWYVLEISLKEMSSRLNRKVLSKQQCLEVAKKIHIEEDALVEALKFFHEQHIFHYYVDILPNVVFTSPQVLLDKLTELVKEAYDKRIKSTTTGQAQVSKGKWQKFQNKGIITLEFVKYFSKHYVEGLFSPPDLLKIFMSHLILTPFSPTYSEIDFTSRTAQYFMPSLLDMLPQDKLMEYRVVSVLASPLLIRFPNGWPRAGVFCCLQVYLIHQLGWKLLLFRGNPKLIAQNCVMLSPPGSSCRVTLIDSFSIVEVHVNGGKDVCSAMCPIICNQIETGIRASCRTLRYSEDQLQLAFFCPCTLSSLPHSAEVSRFHAAVLLKDGNLRCTFDESIISEVQSEEMIWLQNTAPATGHTVGSSSQPVGTVFQQLMDKYQLSTTAQASEPKKEDPSSSSPPPAPATGHTVGSSAQPVSARLMDKYQLSTTAQASEPKKEDPLSSLPPPALATGHTSAQSANAVLQQLMDKYQLTNSQVNHEILQKDVPYLAAWFDNVELYVDAMELSPSEQSDVLMKKLDSNHLAMIKCLNIWKRRKLSQATFRALLEMLVKLKKEAIADDICQYIKEIPTTSVEEGEMQSLRGISMPRGQEHTTEQAVPSHTTEVAGLSRKRLVRSGSGRGDEATKVDALLSSNGLTCTDGNKECKDDHILNISMQLEQWELVATWLGLTAAEREAIKGNNQTIEMMRYNTLKKWKSKALLSGTATYRVLLQALLDCGCNDQAKRACSLLKKSLECQHKIIKIEN is encoded by the exons ATGGCCCAAATGAGTAGTGATACAgacagagctagagctagagggTACCCGTATGTGAA CCCAAACTCTCTTAAAAATGTGTACACAGCTCTATTTAAAGTAGCTGATCAATGGTTTAATCTTGGCCTTCAACTTGACGTTGACTCAAATGACCTAAAAAGGATTCACAGCACGCTCCAAAACAATACAGAGAAACTGCGTGAGATGCTCACTGTGAGGTTAGCCCAAGGAGATTTGACTTGGGATCAAATTACAGAGGCTCTAGAAAATCGTACTATTGGCCAACAAGTTATTGCCAATGAAATAAGAAGTAAACATATCACACCAGTAGAGAGAG CACCGGCTACTGGGCACACTGTAGGATCATCGGCTCAATTTTTTCAGCAGCTGATGGATAAATATCAGCTCACTACTGCCCAAATCGATCGTGAAATCCAACAGGAAGATGTACCAATTTTGGCTGCTTACTTTGATAATGTGGATCACTATATTGATGCGATGGAATTATCACGTAGCGAGCGAAGTGATGTTCGGTTGAAAGGTAACCACCACCTAGCTATGATCGAGTGTTTGAAAATCTGGAGAAGTAAGAACCCCTCACAAGCGACATTCAGGGCCCTTCTGGATATGCTAGTTAAGCTGAAGAAATGGGCGATTGCTGCCCGAGTCTGTCAGTACTTAAAG gAAGCACAGCTGCAGGAAACGCTAAACCAGCAATTACAAAATAAGAAAACATTCGACGATGCTCTAAGAGATGGAATAGTAACTGTGAAAATAACTAATGCTCTAATTCAAGGAGAAGCAGGTGTTGGAAAAACATGTACCAAGCGCATTCTTTGTAATCAGGGCCCTGCCAGCTCTAGAGATAGCACTCCTCTTGCTGATATTTCTGTTCATGTTAGAGATGTAACTGATGTCAAGGTCCATTCTCAAAACAAAAAATGGAAGGAAGTAAATGAGGAAAAACTACAAGACATTGTTCAAGCTATGATTTCAGGCGTAATTAGAGAAATGCAAAGAAAAAATCCCCCAATACACGAAAATGTAGCAACAATAATTGAAGATCCAGCTGGTACTAGCGAACCGAGTCAAAATCCAACTCTACCAGAATTGTTAGAGAATACTGAAAAATCTACCACAGCATTGCCACAGGCTGAACTGGAGTCACTGATTGATAATCTTCGTGATAAAGTAGTTGATTCACGTCATCCAAGCTCACAAGATGCACAGGAAATTCTAGGCTCCAACTGGATCTATTTTATCGACAGTGGTGGCCAGCCTCACTTTCACAATCTTTTACCACATTTTGTACATGGCATTAGCATTGCTTTGTTTACTCTGAAGCTTTCTGAACGATTGGACTCTCATTCTATAGTTGAGTATTACGAAAACGACAAACTGATTTCAACTCCATACCAATCACCTCTTACAACTATTGATACCCTCAAGTGTCTCGTCCGCTCAATGCAATCTCATACTATCAATGGCGAAAAACCTACTCTTGTCATTGTAGGTACCTTTCTGGACGAAACAAAGAAAAGTTCTGAAACTGTACAAGAAAAGAATGAACGTCTACTTAAAAATTTTTCGCTAGAATTTACAGACCAGCTTGTCTTCTATAATGAAGCTGAGAACAAATTAATATTTTCTCTGAATGGAAAGGATCCAGGTGCTCATGAAGAAAGAATTGCTGAAATGATCAGATCTGTCGTCGAAGATTCTCCTTCTAAAGTTATTGAAATGCCAATTCGATGGTACGTGCTGGAGATATCGTTAAAAGAAATGTCAAGTCGTCTGAACAGAAAAGTGTTGAGCAAGCAACAGTGTCTGGAAGTTGCAAAGAAAATACATATCGAAGAAGATGCACTTGTGGAGGCTTTGAAATTCTTTCACGAACAACATATTTTTCACTACTATGTAGATATCTTGCCTAACGTTGTCTTCACTAGCCCTCAAGTTCTCCTGGACAAGCTGACAGAATTGGTCAAGGAAGCATACGATAAAAGGATTAAATCAACCACTACTGGACAGGCTCAAGTTTCCAAAGGAAAATGGCAGAAATTTCAAAATAAGGGAATTATAACGCTAGAGTTTGTTAAATACTTTTCAAAGCACTACGTGGAAGGGTTGTTTTCTCCACCCGACCTCCTCAAAATATTCATGAGTCATCTCATTCTAACACCATTTTCGCCTACATATTCTGAAATAGATTTCACATCACGTACGGCTCAGTACTTCATGCCCTCACTTTTGGATATGCTTCCACAAGACAAATTAATGGAATATCGTGTTGTGTCTGTTTTAGCGAGTCCGTTGTTAATTAGATTCCCTAATGGTTGGCCACGTGCAGGAGTGTTTTGTTGCCTTCAAGTTTATCTGATTCATCAGTTGGGTTGGAAGCTTCTGCTTTTTAGGGGAAATCCGAAACTAATTGCTCAGAATTGTGTAATGTTGTCTCCTCCAGGCAGTAGTTGCCGGGTTACTCTGATCGACTCTTTTTCGATTGTTGAAGTACACGTGAATGGAGGCAAAGATGTTTGTTCTGCAATGTGTCCAATAATTTGCAATCAAATTGAAACCGGAATACGTGCTTCTTGTCGAACACTTCGATACAGTGAGGATCAGCTGCAGTTAGCTTTTTTCTGTCCTTGTACACTTTCTTCTTTACCACATTCTGCGGAGGTTTCTCGTTTCCATGCCGCAGTACTCTTGAAGGACGGCAATCTAAGATGCACTTTTGATGAGAGTATCATATCGGAGGTCCAGTCTGAAGAAATGATCTGGCTCCAAAATACAG CACCGGCTACTGGGCACACTGTAGGATCATCTTCTCAACCAGTGGGCACAGTTTTTCAACAGCTGATGGACAAATATCAGCTCAGTACTACTGCCCAAGCCAGTGAGCCGAAAAAAGAAGATCCTTCGTCTTCGTCACCTCCACCAG CACCGGCTACTGGGCACACTGTAGGATCATCTGCCCAACCAGTGAGTGCACGGCTGATGGACAAATATCAGCTCAGTACTACTGCCCAAGCCAGTGAGCCGAAAAAAGAAGATCCTTTGTCTTCCTTGCCTCCACCAG CATTGGCTACTGGGCACACTTCTGCTCAATCAGCGAATGCAGTTCTTCAACAGCTGATGGACAAATATCAGCTCACTAATTCACAAGTCAACCATGAAATCCTGCAAAAAGACGTGCCATATTTGGCTGCCTGGTTTGATAATGTGGAGCTCTATGTCGATGCGATGGAATTATCACCTAGCGAGCAAAGTGATGTTTTGATGAAAAAATTGGACAGTAACCACCTAGCCATGATCAAGTGCTTGAATATCTGGAAAAGAAGGAAGCTTTCACAAGCGACATTCAGGGCCCTTCTGGAGATGTTAGTAAAGCTGAAGAAAGAGGCGATTGCTGACGACATCTGTCAGTATATAAAG GAAATTCCCACCACATCTGTTGAAGAGGGAGAGatgcaatcacttcgagggatatCCATGCCGCGAGGGCAGGAACACACTACTGAACAAGCAGTTCCGTCACATACCACCGAAGTAGCAGGCCTCTCGAGAAAGCGATTAGTAAGGagcggaagtgggcgtggggacgaggctacaaAAGTAGATGCCCTACTATCAAGCAATGGATTGACTTGCACAGACGGGAATAAGGAGTGCAAAGATGACCATATATTAAATATTTCAATGCAGCTGGAACAATGGGAGCTAGTAGCAACGTGGCTAGGATTAACGGCAGCTGAGAGAGAAGCCATCAAGGGTAACAATCAGACCATAGAAATGATGAGATATAACACTCTTAAGAAATGGAAATCTAAGGCTCTACTCAGTGGAACAGCTACGTATCGAGTTCTACTACAAGCTTTGTTGGATTGTGGCTGCAATGACCAAGCTAAGCGAGCGTGCTCACTACTCAAGAAATCACTAGAATGTCAACATAAAATTATTAAAATAGAGAATTAG